From a single Sneathia sanguinegens genomic region:
- a CDS encoding PTS sugar transporter subunit IIA, producing the protein MKKISEYLKVQSIDLDLKSKDKKAILKELFEKLENCKEVTNKEKCYEDLLEREKLGSTGIGEGFAIPHAKSTGVSELIMTVGISKEPIEYEAVDGKPVNIFFMFLSPNELSQEYLILLAKISRYIRENNFKTQLLNAKTQEDIVQILNSKDE; encoded by the coding sequence ATGAAAAAAATTAGTGAATATTTAAAGGTACAAAGTATAGACTTAGATTTAAAGTCAAAAGATAAAAAAGCTATTTTAAAAGAATTGTTTGAAAAATTAGAAAATTGTAAAGAAGTTACAAACAAGGAAAAATGCTATGAAGATTTATTAGAAAGAGAAAAACTTGGAAGTACAGGTATAGGTGAAGGTTTTGCTATACCACATGCAAAATCAACAGGTGTTAGTGAATTGATTATGACAGTCGGTATTTCAAAAGAACCAATTGAATATGAAGCTGTAGATGGAAAACCAGTTAACATATTTTTCATGTTTTTATCACCAAATGAATTATCACAAGAATATTTAATATTGTTAGCTAAAATTTCAAGATACATAAGAGAAAATAATTTTAAGACACAATTACTTAATGCTAAAACACAAGAAGATATAGTTCAAATATTAAATTCAAAGGATGAATAG
- the recO gene encoding DNA repair protein RecO yields MDILKDEAIVLKRKFYNEDNIFVSIFSKEYGKVTCLAYGIRKSKKKELYALNPTNYISFEINKKGINSILKDFYLLENFSKIYSSIEKVQISIYIVYVLDKVLEYTQCEKDLYDDIKKIYKFLNEVDNKFFLNQEYQDKFLYRFLKRLCLDLGIYDDSIIKNISVAREKVKIFERYLSAYFDIEIDYNKIIKRSIYEKN; encoded by the coding sequence ATGGACATATTAAAAGACGAAGCAATAGTCTTAAAAAGAAAATTCTATAATGAAGATAATATATTTGTTAGTATATTTTCAAAAGAATATGGAAAAGTAACCTGTTTAGCTTATGGGATAAGAAAAAGCAAAAAAAAAGAGTTATATGCTCTTAATCCAACAAATTATATTTCTTTTGAAATAAATAAGAAGGGGATAAATAGCATTTTAAAAGATTTTTATTTGCTTGAGAATTTTTCAAAAATTTATTCTAGTATTGAAAAAGTTCAAATATCTATATATATAGTTTATGTACTCGACAAAGTTCTTGAATATACACAATGTGAAAAAGATTTGTATGATGATATAAAAAAAATATATAAATTTTTGAATGAAGTAGATAATAAATTCTTTTTGAATCAAGAATATCAAGATAAATTCTTATATAGATTTTTAAAAAGACTTTGTTTAGATTTAGGAATATATGATGATAGTATAATTAAAAATATTAGTGTAGCTAGAGAAAAAGTTAAGATATTTGAAAGATATTTATCAGCATATTTTGATATAGAAATAGACTATAATAAAATAATAAAAAGGAGTATATATGAAAAAAATTAG
- the mreC gene encoding rod shape-determining protein MreC produces the protein MGNRYKKKNRKKIIILVIVIIIFFFIRKKIVNGYTIIVEKVNFNFVKYKRSMYKDAINFKQKIDIVSNSDKYIEDYKKLQENYQRAELNLNQMEMLKEENNQLRNTLNLKENLPFDTEIAEVILADYKDEGLIYISKGRNDGLALNQVVIYDGTMIGKITKLENTYSEVSLLTNRDLKISAIINDEDPVILRGNGNGTFSVKNYNKEIDIDKNNMFSIKTSGISDTILKDINIGAYYVKNRDLFKQTRELIFRPNYNYSKIKIVLIVKGGKK, from the coding sequence ATGGGAAATAGATATAAAAAGAAAAATAGGAAAAAAATAATAATATTAGTAATAGTTATTATTATTTTCTTCTTTATAAGAAAAAAAATAGTAAATGGATATACTATTATAGTAGAAAAAGTTAATTTCAATTTTGTAAAATATAAAAGAAGCATGTATAAGGATGCTATAAATTTTAAGCAAAAAATTGACATAGTTTCAAATTCTGATAAATATATTGAAGATTATAAAAAACTTCAAGAAAATTATCAAAGGGCTGAATTGAATTTGAATCAAATGGAAATGTTAAAAGAAGAAAATAATCAATTAAGAAACACACTGAATTTAAAAGAAAATTTGCCATTTGATACTGAAATTGCTGAAGTAATATTGGCGGATTATAAAGATGAAGGGCTTATATATATCTCTAAGGGTAGAAATGATGGACTTGCATTAAATCAAGTTGTAATATATGATGGAACTATGATAGGTAAGATTACAAAATTGGAAAATACATATTCTGAAGTTAGTCTTTTAACAAACAGAGATTTAAAGATAAGTGCTATAATAAATGATGAAGATCCCGTTATTTTAAGAGGAAATGGAAATGGTACTTTTTCTGTGAAAAACTATAATAAAGAAATAGATATAGATAAAAATAATATGTTTTCTATTAAAACTTCAGGAATAAGTGATACCATTTTGAAAGATATAAATATTGGAGCATATTATGTTAAAAATAGGGATTTATTTAAACAAACAAGGGAGTTAATATTTAGACCAAATTATAATTATTCAAAAATAAAAATAGTATTAATAGTAAAAGGGGGTAAAAAATAA